A part of Pectinophora gossypiella chromosome Z, ilPecGoss1.1, whole genome shotgun sequence genomic DNA contains:
- the LOC126379949 gene encoding uncharacterized protein LOC126379949 isoform X2, protein MKRADETTLIDYNDIINEQLNAGIIEEVDPKTIPIYNINNPVHYLPHHMVKQDGKRGRIVYDASAKVKDQKSLNENMYRGPSMLEDLTALLLKFRTGKIGISADVEKAFLQISLQEEDRDVTRFLWVKDVTKELSENNVIHYRFCRVPFGIIASPFLLTATIRYHMSKTSETLLKKVADRCYVDNLVTEAKSQDEALELYKETRETFNKLSMNIRDWISNDKEFMEKIPKEHRMKGKTIVKILGILWNVKDDILKLKLPKYEDKSPVTKKEVLRTLARLYDPCGFASPYILPAKLMFQQTCIRKLNWDCPLPADLLQSWPNVIENIEGATIVEIPRYIGHGLTEDIVIRELHCFTDASKNAYAAVVYLVSRTENKSYTSLLMSKSRITPIEDKDDLKIPRLELLGYLIGSRLLRYVAENLDLDVAKKYLWTDSMIVLSWMKTSRLMPPFVSRRVNEIKQNKDFDLRYVPTTLNPADIATRPDSVKLKKELWFSGPTFLMTIEREWPASKPENLPSLAEEVLMISEGPEMAGKGYEDIFDTQFPEQDTNDVETSMKEIIDLQAKYFPDEVAGKRTSLSRNLDLFRDVDGTLRCGGRMKNAEWSYESKHPILIPKLCDFTNSIILRTHQDNYHVGVSHTLSLIRKMYWIPQGRAQVKQILKTCPQCVKHSGGPYRLPDAPDLPVERVTFSVPFTFTGMDYFGPIFVEVSEKKEKRWVCLFTCLAVRAIHLEVVNDLTAEECLLAVRRFVACRGKPSLIVSDNATQFRLTSEIFIDRQCARSNIKWKFIPQLAPWHGGVYERLIGVVKNCLKRTLDKHLLKEGQLMTIIKEVETVVNSRPLTTLTPEIEHILRPADFLTLGKCLELIPPDDTSEGTSTKIDLVKSWKRGQRIMQDFKLMFRDQYLPSLRERYFQRPKQPRITSGKSPRVGDLVQIKDDSRNRLNWRVGKISTLVESQDGKCRVAKVQVGNQVFTRSIAHLYPLEAEVGSIERVPTTGNHTDQVPKEREPRFEVETPEVACDADIITEGEVNGPHSIPRSTEGEAVVREPFIEESTEISASEADKVANRVTDGRVRREAAIRARERIAEWTQQLFILL, encoded by the coding sequence ATGAAGCGTGCTGATGAAACTACTCTTATAGACTATAATGACATCATTAACGAGCAATTAAACGCTGGCATCATTGAAGAGGTAGATCCCAAGACTATAccaatttataacataaataatccTGTTCATTACCTGCCTCATCATATGGTTAAGCAAGATGGAAAAAGAGGTCGCATTGTATATGATGCGTCGGCCAAAGTGAAAGACCAAAAGAGTTTGAATGAAAATATGTACAGAGGTCCCTCCATGCTAGAAGATCTTACGGCATTACTATTGAAATTCAGAACGGGAAAAATCGGAATATCTGCAGACGTGGAGAAAGCTTTTCTACAGATAAGTCTCCAAGAGGAAGATCGTGACGTCACAAGATTTCTATGGGTGAAAGACGTCACCAAGGAATTGTCAGAAAATAACGTGATCCATTATCGATTTTGTAGAGTTCCTTTTGGTATTATCGCCAGCCCTTTTTTATTGACAGCCACAATCAGATACCATATGTCGAAAACAAGCGAAACTCTATTGAAAAAAGTTGCCGATAGATGTTACGTCGATAACTTAGTGACTGAAGCCAAATCACAGGATGAAGCACTTGAACTTTATAAGGAAACCAGAGAGACGTTCAACAAATTGTCAATGAATATCAGAGATTGGATATCTAACGACAAGGAGTTTATGGAAAAGATCCCAAAAGAACACAGGATGAAAGGGAAGACCATAGTCAAGATCCTTGGAATTTTATGGAATGTGAAAGATGATAttcttaagttaaaattaccaaAATACGAAGACAAATCACCAGTCACAAAGAAAGAAGTATTAAGGACATTAGCTCGATTATATGACCCCTGTGGTTTTGCATCTCCATATATTCTACCTGCCAAACTTATGTTCCAACAAACATGCATAAGGAAGCTGAATTGGGACTGCCCGCTACCAGCAGACCTACTACAGTCTTGGCCAAATGTAATAGAAAATATAGAAGGAGCTACCATAGTCGAGATACCCCGATACATCGGTCACGGCTTGACAGAAGATATAGTAATACGTGAACTCCACTGTTTTACAGACGCGTCTAAAAATGCTTATGCAGCAGTGGTGTACTTAGTTTCAAGAACTGAAAACAAATCTTATACGTCACTTCTTATGTCCAAGTCCAGGATCACACCTATTGAAGACAAAGACGATCTTAAGATTCCTCGGCTAGAACTTTTAGGTTATTTGATTGGCAGTAGACTACTGAGATATGTCGCTGAGAATCTAGACCTAGACGTAGCTAAAAAATATCTGTGGACTGACAGTATGATCGTCCTATCTTGGATGAAAACCTCAAGACTAATGCCTCCTTTTGTTTCAAGGCGTGTAAACGAAATAAAACAGAATAAGGACTTCGACTTGCGATACGTGCCGACTACACTCAACCCCGCCGACATCGCGACCCGTCCTGACagcgtaaaattaaaaaaggaaCTATGGTTCTCTGGACCAACATTTTTAATGACAATTGAAAGGGAATGGCCTGCTAGTAAACCTGAAAATCTACCTTCGTTGGCCGAGGAGGTTCTGATGATATCAGAGGGTCCTGAAATGGCTGGGAAAGgttatgaagatatttttgacacGCAGTTTCCTGAGCAAGACACGAATGACGTAGAGACATCAATGAAAGAAATAATCGATTTACAAGCGAAGTATTTCCCCGATGAAGTAGCTGGGAAACGAACGAGCCTGTCACGGAATCTAGACTTATTTAGGGACGTGGATGGAACACTCAGATGTGGGGGTCGTATGAAAAATGCTGAATGGTCATATGAATCTAAGCACCCCATATTAATACCAAAACTGTGTGACTTTACTAACAGCATCATTCTTCGCACTCAtcaagataattatcacgttggaGTCTCTCATACGCTTAGTCTGATCCGTAAAATGTATTGGATACCCCAGGGGAGGGCTCAAGTGAAGCAAATATTGAAAACATGCCCGCAGTGTGTAAAACATAGTGGAGGTCCATATAGGTTACCTGATGCACCAGATTTGCCGGTAGAGAGAGTTACCTTCAGTGTACCATTCACATTCACAGGAATGGATTACTTTGGTCCTATCTTTGTTGAAGTTTctgaaaaaaaggaaaaaaggtGGGTCTGCCTTTTCACTTGCCTCGCAGTAAGGGCAATCCATTTAGAGGTTGTCAACGATTTAACCGCCGAAGAATGTCTTCTCGCTGTGAGACGATTTGTTGCATGTAGAGGAAAACCATCATTAATTGTATCTGATAATGCTACACAATTCAGACTGACCAGTGAAATTTTTATAGACCGTCAATGTGCAAGGAGCaatatcaaatggaaatttATTCCTCAGTTAGCACCGTGGCATGGTGGTGTCTACGAAAGACTAATTGGTGTAGTAAAGAACTGCCTGAAGCGAACACTCGACAAACATTTACTAAAGGAAGGTCAACTAATGACGATCATAAAGGAAGTAGAAACTGTCGTAAATAGTCGACCGCTGACTACGTTAACTCCTGAAATTGAGCATATTCTCAGACCAGCTGACTTCTTGACTTTAGGAAAATGCTTAGAGTTAATTCCCCCTGATGACACGTCAGAAGGGACGTCGACGAAAATTGACTTAGTGAAAAGTTGGAAAAGAGGTCAAAGAATCATGCAGGATTTTAAGTTGATGTTTCGTGATCAGTACTTACCTAGTCTCAGGGAAAGATACTTTCAAAGACCTAAACAGCCCAGAATTACGTCCGGAAAATCTCCTCGTGTAGGAGATCTTGTACAGATAAAGGATGACTCAAGAAATAGACTGAACTGGCGAGTAGGTAAAATATCTACTTTAGTCGAAAGTCAAGATGGGAAATGTCGTGTGGCAAAGGTACAAGTGGGGAATCAGGTATTTACTCGTTCCATTGCGCATCTGTATCCCTTAGAGGCCGAAGTAGGAAGTATCGAAAGAGTACCAACTACAGGAAACCATACTGATCAAGTACCGAAAGAGCGAGAACCTAGATTTGAAGTTGAGACTCCAGAAGTTGCCTGTGATGCAGATATAATTACAGAAGGCGAAGTAAATGGTCCTCACAGTATTCCAAGATCAACAGAGGGGGAAGCGGTTGTAAGGGAGCCGTTCATCGAGGAGTCAACTGAAATATCTGCATCTGAGGCAGATAAGGTTGCTAATAGAGTAACAGATGGTAGAGTCAGGAGAGAGGCTGCCATCCGCGCACGAGAACGGATCGCGGAGTGGACTCAACAGCTTTTCATTCTTCTGTAA